Proteins encoded within one genomic window of Fragaria vesca subsp. vesca linkage group LG1, FraVesHawaii_1.0, whole genome shotgun sequence:
- the LOC101302587 gene encoding inhibitor of trypsin and hageman factor-like: MAGQSVGKESWPELLGAEGTVAKEIIESENASVTAVIVLEGTPVTRDFRLDRVRVWVNTDGIVISIPKIG, from the exons ATGGCTGGTCAATCCGTAG GTAAGGAATCCTGGCCTGAACTGTTGGGAGCTGAAGGGACAGTTGCAAAGGAAATAATTGAGAGCGAAAACGCTTCAGTCACAGCAGTGATAGTGCTAGAAGGAACACCTGTTACTAGAGATTTCCGGCTTGATAGGGTTCGTGTTTGGGTCAATACAGATGGCATTGTTATCAGTATCCCTAAAATTGGGTAA
- the LOC101302871 gene encoding inhibitor of trypsin and hageman factor-like, translating into MSDQCEGKDSWPELLGAQGTVAKATIESENASVKAVIVLEGTSVTDDFRLDRVRVWVNTEGIVTSVPKIG; encoded by the exons ATGTCTGATCAATGCGAAG GTAAGGATTCATGGCCTGAACTGTTGGGAGCTCAGGGAACAGTTGCAAAGGCAACAATTGAGAGCGAAAACGCTTCGGTCAAAGCAGTGATAGTGCTAGAAGGAACAAGTGTCACTGACGATTTCCGGCTTGATAGGGTTCGTGTTTGGGTCAATACAGAAGGGATTGTCACCAGTGTCCCTAAAATTGGGTAA
- the LOC101303159 gene encoding uncharacterized protein LOC101303159: MASEAEYSEFEEKVKRTVYLDNLSPQITESIVNKSVSQFRIVKNVQFIPNYLEKNIPLSRKPKQADAVVSEISHKPFMVGGMPRPVRAHEAKPEMFEDRPAKPGREIQFLWVDKKDPDFEVANRLKQLAKDHALEVDIVLNQQVKVEEKLAERQQLALKVNHEKFEMINGVITDGTAKCLANRYHIRVADHW; encoded by the coding sequence ATGGCTTCAGAAGCAGAGTACTCTGAATTTGAGGAAAAGGTCAAACGAACTGTTTACCTTGATAATCTCTCTCCACAAATTACTGAATCTATTGTCAATAAATCTGTCTCTCAATTCAGAATAGTTAAAAATGTTCAATTCATTCCAAATTACTTGGAAAAGAACATTCCTTTATCTCGTAAGCCTAAGCAGGCTGATGCCGTTGTCTCAGAAATATCTCATAAGCCTTTTATGGTTGGTGGAATGCCAAGGCCTGTGAGGGCTCATGAAGCGAAACCGGAGATGTTTGAGGATCGCCCTGCAAAGCCTGGGAGAGAGATACAGTTCCTTTGGGTTGATAAAAAGGATCCTGACTTTGAAGTGGCCAATAGATTGAAGCAGCTTGCTAAGGATCATGCTCTTGAAGTGGATATTGTGCTCAATCAACAGGTAAAGGTTGAAGAGAAGCTTGCAGAGAGGCAGCAATTAGCCCTCAAGGTGAATCATGAGAAGTTTGAAATGATAAATGGCGTGATAACAGATGGAACTGCTAAGTGTTTGGCAAACCGTTATCATATTCGAGTTGCAGATCATTGGTAG